The Gemmatimonadales bacterium nucleotide sequence TGATGCCGTTGCTGAAGTCGACCATCTGGCCACTGGCGTTGAACGTGACCAGACCCTGATCGGCGTCGAGCGCCGCCGTCGCGGCTGGAGACGCGTTGTCGATGGCTTCGACGGTACCGGTCTCGGTCGTGATGGAGAAGCTCCAGGTGTTGTTCGACGCCGGCGGCGTTCCCGCAAAGACCTGGCGGAACGTCATCACCAGATTGTGCGCCTGTCCAGCGGTGTCGTACACCGTAATCGACATCTGGTGCGGCTCGGACACGGTGGTCGGGGATGTTTCCGTGATCTGCTGATTGAGGTTCAGATTGCCAGCGAGCCGAACCGCGTCGGTCGCGCGGGCCGGCGACTTGAGGTTGAGCGACAGATCGATTCCGGTCACCGCCGAGGACGAGGAGAAGTTGCCGTTCGGGTCAGCGTTGATGCCCTGGACGATGAAGCCGTTCGACGGCGACACCAGCCGGTTATTGGCATCGAACTGGAAGTTACCGGCCCGTGTGTAGAGGGCCCGACCGTTGCCGGCGACGACGAAGAAGGCGTCGCCCGAGATGGCCACGTCCGTCTTGACCCCGGTGGACTGCACCGTTCCCTGGGTGAACTTGGTGTCGATACTGGCCACCCGCATACCGTTGCCGATCTGCATCGGATTGCGCCCGCCTGAGTTCTCGGGCGGTCGGGTGGCGCCTTGGAGCAGCTGGTTGAAGGACTCGGCAAAGGTGATACGCGACGACTTGAACGCCACGGTATTCACGTTTGCGATGTTATTGCCGATAACATCCATCTGCACCTGTTGATTCTTCAAGCCGGACACACCGGCAAACAGCGCGCGCATCATTGGAGCGTATCTCCTTACGTCAGGGGGGTAATTTCAGAAAGTCTGTCGAGCGGAACGCGGATGCTGCCGATCCGGAGCAGCACCTGGCCGCTCTCGAAAGAGACGCCATCTACGACGCCCTGTGTATAGGTGCGAACGGCGACATTCTCGCCGGTTGAGTTTTCGACCTGCACCGAATAGCGGTGAACGCCGGACGGAAGTCCGCCCGGGGGAGTAACCGTCTGAACCCCACCGCGCAGTGTTCCGAGATCGCGCGTTGCCACCACATTCCCGGCCGCGTCATAGAGGGTCAAGGTGCCGCGTCCACCCGGGCTGGCCACCTCGGCCTGGAACGAGGTCGACCCGCCGCTGACCACCAGCTGATTCCCCTCCGCAACGACGTGACGGCCAATCAGCGAGGCGCCAAGATTGGTCTTGTCGAGCAGGGTCCGGGCAATCGACTCGGCTTGCTGCGCGTCAAACGCCTTGTTGAGCTGCGTCAGCTGCTCCACCGATGAAAACTGTGCCAGCTGCGCCGCAAATGCGTCCGGCGCCAGCGGGTTGAGCGGGTCCTGATGCCGGAGCTGGGTTACCAGGAGCGACAGGAACTGGTCCCGTCCGAGTTCCTGGCGATCCCGCACCGGTGCAGTCGGGCTTCCGCCCAGGCCCGAGAGCGGTGATGTCATTCCTGTCCTCCTCGTTTGTGCTGCTTCTGATCCCGCGACCGATGGGATGGCCGCTGTTCCTCACGCTCCGGGTCTCGCGGATCCCGCGGCGATTCCCGCCGCTGGTCCTCAGCCCGGGGACGATCCGTCATTCTGGTCTCGAATCCTGTGGTGTCGACGACATCGCGCACCAGCAGCGTCGATGACGAGACGCCCCCGTCGACCGCCTTCGGCGCCTGCACCGTTACGGTCGCGTCGGCAAAGCCGCGATCGCCGAGTTGCTGACGAAGCTGACGCAGGTCGACGGTCAGTCGTTCAGCCAGCGCCGGGTCGTTAGGCATGATCGTGGCCCGGACGGACGTACCGGTTACCGATACCTTGAGTCGCCCGTAGTCGCCCTGCTCATCGGCGATGTTGAGCATCAGATGCTCGACCCGCCGGGCAATCCGATCGCCCGGATCCGCGGGAGCTGATCCGGCCGCCGGGCGAGCCACTGGGACGATCTCAGGTCCATCAGAGTCGACCGACTGTGGCGCCGTGGTCGGCGCGGCGAGCAGCACCGCTTCGCCAGTCTCCCGTCGCACGGCGCCCGCTGCGGGTTCTGCCAGCGGGGCCGGAGCCCGGGCAACCCGGAGATCGTCGAGCGCACGGGTCGCAGCAACCGCACGCTGCTCGGCGGCCTGGCCGCCTGACTCGCGCCCGTTGCCCTCCGCACCAGGATGCCTTCGGCTGCCTGCATGTCCCTCACCCTGCCCGCCAAGTACCTGGCTGCGCAAGCGCTCGTACGCGGAGACCTCAGCCGACTCGGCACGCCCGCGACCCGTTGCGGGGGCTACCGCTTCCTCTGCGACCGTTTCGGGGAGGTCGAGCGGAAACGCAAAGCCTCCAATTTCCACGGCCGGATGGCGCGCCTGATACCGTGCCAGCAACGCATCGGGATCAAGCCCTTCATCCAGGTCCATCGGAGCGGTGCGCTGGTCGTGCAACCCCGGGTTGCCCGCTGCGGTGCGGGAGCCGAGCCGTTCGCGCCCCGGACCGGAGTGCGGCAGTGCCGGCTCCTCGTCGGCGGCCTCATTGCCGAGCAGTCGCTCGTGGTAGACGGTCGTGACCGACTGGTTCGATGACGCTCCCCAGCCGCTGCGGTTCGGAACCTCCACCGCTTCGGTCGCGACCGTCAGGGGGTCTCCCGCCAGGCCGTCAGGCGCAGGGTCGACCGACGAGTCGCCACGAGGTACCCGCCCGGGCGCACCCGGCAGCGGCAGCTCACCAACGACCGGGTCCTGACTTCCCGCCACGCGTCCGGGCTCTTGCGCGATCGGGACCGCAGGCGGCCGAGACCTGTCACCCAGTTGGTTAGCGGCACCAGTCGGTACGGGTGCCTCGACAGCTGCGCTCTCAGGTGACGATCGATCAGCATCCAGCAGGCCGGTC carries:
- a CDS encoding flagellar hook protein FlgE, whose translation is MMRALFAGVSGLKNQQVQMDVIGNNIANVNTVAFKSSRITFAESFNQLLQGATRPPENSGGRNPMQIGNGMRVASIDTKFTQGTVQSTGVKTDVAISGDAFFVVAGNGRALYTRAGNFQFDANNRLVSPSNGFIVQGINADPNGNFSSSSAVTGIDLSLNLKSPARATDAVRLAGNLNLNQQITETSPTTVSEPHQMSITVYDTAGQAHNLVMTFRQVFAGTPPASNNTWSFSITTETGTVEAIDNASPAATAALDADQGLVTFNASGQMVDFSNGITDLSTESVRIRVTPASGGTPFDITIDPGSINDINGLSQFSNPSNAVFTSQDGYSSGDLADISIDASGVMTGFYTNGVSRPVAQLSLAQFNNPTALLRRGDNMFEASPNSGVAVLGFAGSSNTSSITASALESSNVDLSEQFTEMIVAQRGFQAAARVITTADDMLSEMVNLKR